In Phyllostomus discolor isolate MPI-MPIP mPhyDis1 chromosome 2, mPhyDis1.pri.v3, whole genome shotgun sequence, the following are encoded in one genomic region:
- the ZNF385A gene encoding zinc finger protein 385A isoform X1 produces the protein MEPRPPGSRRMDPVQKAVLSHTFGGPLLKTKRPIISCNVCQIRFNSQSQAEAHYKGNRHARRVKGIEAAKTRGREPGVREPGDTAPPGSTPQNGDGVTPRPVSMENGLGPAPGSPEKQPGSPSPPSVPETGQGATKGEGGTPTPASLPGGSKEEEEKAKRLLYCALCKVAVNSLSQLEAHNKGTKHKTILEARSGLGPIKAYPRLGPTTPGEPEAPAQDRTFHCEICNVRVNSEVQLKQHISSRRHRDGVAGKPNPLLSRHKKPRGAAELAGTLTFSKELPKSLAGGLLPSPLAVAAVMAAAAGSPLSLRPAPAAPLLQGPPITHPLLHPAPGPIRTAHGPILFSPY, from the exons ATGGAGCCACGGCCCCCGGGGTCCCGCAGG ATGGACCCTGTACAGAAGGCTGTGCTTTCCCACACCTTTGGGGGACCCTTGCTCAAAACCAAGCGCCCCATCATTTCCTGTAATGTCTGTCAGATCCGCTTCAATTCTCAG AGCCAGGCTGAGGCACACTACAAGGGTAATCGCCACGCCCGAAGAGTCAAAGGCATTGAGGCTGCCAAGACCCGAGGCAGGGAGCCTGGCGTCCGGGAACCTGGAGACACAGCTCCCCCAGGCAGCACCCCCCAAAATGGGGATGGTGTAACCCCTCGTCCAG tttccatggagaatGGACTAGGTCCAGCCCCAGGATCCCCAGAGAAACAGCCTggctccccatcccctcccagtGTTCCGGAGACTGGCCAGGGTGCAACCAAGGGTGAAGGGGGGACTCCAACCCCAGCTTCCCTGCCTGGGGGTagcaaagaagaggaagaaaaggccaAGAGGCTGCTCTACTGTGCTCTGTGCAAAGTGGCAGTGAATTCCCTGTCCCAGCTTGAGGCGCATAACAAAG GTACTAAGCACAAGACAATACTGGAGGCCCGAAGTGGACTGGGCCCCATCAAAGCTTACCCTAGGCTGGGGCCTACCACACCTGGGGAGCCAGAGGCCCCTGCCCAGGATCGAACCTTCCACTGTGAGATCTGCAATGTCAGGGTCAACTCGGAGGTCCAACTGAAACAG CACATTTCCAGCCGGCGGCACCGAGATGGCGTGGCCGGGAAGCCCAACCCGTTACTGAGCCGTCACAAGAAGCCTAGGGGCGCCGCGGAGCTAGCG GGCACGCTGACTTTCTCCAAGGAGCTGCCCAAGTCCCTGGCCGGtggcctgctccccagccccctggcggtggctgcggtaATGGCAGCAGCAGCTGGCTCCCCGCTGTCCCTGCGCCCGGCTCCAGCCGCACCTCTTCTCCAGGGGCCGCCGATCACCCACCCTCTGCTCCACCCGGCCCCCGGGCCCATCCGAACGGCGCATGGACCCATCCTCTTCTCCCCCTACTGA
- the ZNF385A gene encoding zinc finger protein 385A isoform X2 — MILGSLSRAGPLPLLRQPPIMQPPLDLKQILPFPLEPAPTLGLFSNYSTMDPVQKAVLSHTFGGPLLKTKRPIISCNVCQIRFNSQSQAEAHYKGNRHARRVKGIEAAKTRGREPGVREPGDTAPPGSTPQNGDGVTPRPVSMENGLGPAPGSPEKQPGSPSPPSVPETGQGATKGEGGTPTPASLPGGSKEEEEKAKRLLYCALCKVAVNSLSQLEAHNKGTKHKTILEARSGLGPIKAYPRLGPTTPGEPEAPAQDRTFHCEICNVRVNSEVQLKQHISSRRHRDGVAGKPNPLLSRHKKPRGAAELAGTLTFSKELPKSLAGGLLPSPLAVAAVMAAAAGSPLSLRPAPAAPLLQGPPITHPLLHPAPGPIRTAHGPILFSPY; from the exons ATGATCCTCG GCAGCCTGAGCCGGGCAGGGCCCCTTCCTCTGCTACGGCAACCCCCCATCATGCAGCCCCCGCTGGACCTCAAGCAAATCCTGCCTTTCCCACTGGAGCCGGCACCCACCCTGGGCCTCTTTAGCAACTACAGCACT ATGGACCCTGTACAGAAGGCTGTGCTTTCCCACACCTTTGGGGGACCCTTGCTCAAAACCAAGCGCCCCATCATTTCCTGTAATGTCTGTCAGATCCGCTTCAATTCTCAG AGCCAGGCTGAGGCACACTACAAGGGTAATCGCCACGCCCGAAGAGTCAAAGGCATTGAGGCTGCCAAGACCCGAGGCAGGGAGCCTGGCGTCCGGGAACCTGGAGACACAGCTCCCCCAGGCAGCACCCCCCAAAATGGGGATGGTGTAACCCCTCGTCCAG tttccatggagaatGGACTAGGTCCAGCCCCAGGATCCCCAGAGAAACAGCCTggctccccatcccctcccagtGTTCCGGAGACTGGCCAGGGTGCAACCAAGGGTGAAGGGGGGACTCCAACCCCAGCTTCCCTGCCTGGGGGTagcaaagaagaggaagaaaaggccaAGAGGCTGCTCTACTGTGCTCTGTGCAAAGTGGCAGTGAATTCCCTGTCCCAGCTTGAGGCGCATAACAAAG GTACTAAGCACAAGACAATACTGGAGGCCCGAAGTGGACTGGGCCCCATCAAAGCTTACCCTAGGCTGGGGCCTACCACACCTGGGGAGCCAGAGGCCCCTGCCCAGGATCGAACCTTCCACTGTGAGATCTGCAATGTCAGGGTCAACTCGGAGGTCCAACTGAAACAG CACATTTCCAGCCGGCGGCACCGAGATGGCGTGGCCGGGAAGCCCAACCCGTTACTGAGCCGTCACAAGAAGCCTAGGGGCGCCGCGGAGCTAGCG GGCACGCTGACTTTCTCCAAGGAGCTGCCCAAGTCCCTGGCCGGtggcctgctccccagccccctggcggtggctgcggtaATGGCAGCAGCAGCTGGCTCCCCGCTGTCCCTGCGCCCGGCTCCAGCCGCACCTCTTCTCCAGGGGCCGCCGATCACCCACCCTCTGCTCCACCCGGCCCCCGGGCCCATCCGAACGGCGCATGGACCCATCCTCTTCTCCCCCTACTGA
- the GPR84 gene encoding G-protein coupled receptor 84 → MWNASDANFSCYHKSVLGYRYVAVTWGVVVAVTGTVGNVLTLLALVVQPKLRTRFNLLIANLTVADLLYCTLLQPFSVDTYLHLHWRTGATFCRVFGLLLFVSNSVSILTLCLIAVGRYLLIAHPKIFPQVFSAKGIVLALVGTWVVGMASFAPLWPVYILVPVVCTCSFDRIQSQPYSTILMGIYFVLGLSSVSIFYCLIHRQVKRSAQALEQYKLRQASVRSSHVAGTDEAMPSHFQELDSGMASGSPSEGISSEPVSAVTTQEGDSPEEGGQINSKVAKQMTEKSLPQAPADARPTKGTQKIQDTPSEFRKVTWMCFVVFLCFALSYIPFLLLNILDARVQAPRVVHMLAANLTWLNGCINPVLYAAMNRQFRQAYGSLLKRGPQSFRRLQSFRRFH, encoded by the coding sequence ATGTGGAACGCCTCTGATGCCAACTTTTCCTGCTACCATAAGTCTGTGCTGGGCTATCGTTATGTGGCAGTTACCTGGGGGGTTGTGGTAGCTGTGACGGGCACTGTGGGCAATGTGCTCACACTGCTGGCCTTGGTCGTCCAGCCCAAGCTCCGTACCCGCTTCAACCTGCTCATCGCCAACCTCACAGTAGCTGATCTGCTCTACTGCACCCTTCTCCAGCCCTTCTCTGTGGACACCTACCTCCACCTGCACTGGAGAACTGGCGCCACCTTCTGCAGAGTTTTTGGTCTCCTCCTCTTTGTGTCCAATTCCGTCTCCATCCTCACCCTCTGCCTCATTGCTGTGGGACGCTACCTCCTCATTGCCCACCCGAAGATCTTTCCGCAAGTATTCAGTGCCAAGGGGATAGTGTTGGCACTGGTAGGCACCTGGGTGGTAGGTATGGCCAGCTTTGCTCCCCTCTGGCCTGTCTATATCTTGGTGCCCGTAGTCTGCACCTGCAGCTTTGACCGCATCCAAAGCCAACCCTACTCCACCATTCTCATGGGGATCTACTTTGTGCTTGGGCTCAGCAGTGTCAGCATCTTCTATTGCCTCATCCACCGCCAGGTGAAGCGATCAGCACAGGCACTGGAACAGTACAAGCTGCGCCAGGCAAGTGTCCGCTCCAGCCACGTGGCTGGGACAGATGAAGCCATGCCCAGTCATTTCCAGGAGCTGGACAGTGGGATGGCATCAGGAAGTCCTAGTGAGGGGATTTCGTCTGAGCCAGTCAGTGCTGTCACCACCCAGGAAGGAGACTCACCAGAAGAGGGGGGCCAGATCAACAGCAAAGTAGCTAAGCAGATGACAGAGAAAAGCCTTCCACAGGCACCTGCTGATGCCAGGCCAACTAAAGGAACCCAAAAAATTCAGGACACTCCATCAGAGTTTAGAAAAGTGACTTGGATGTGTTTTGTGGTGTTCCTTTGCTTTGCCCTGAGCTACATCCCTTTCTTGCTGCTCAATATCCTGGATGCCAGGGTCCAGGCTCCCCGGGTTGTCCACATGCTTGCTGCCAACCTCACCTGGCTCAATGGTTGCATCAACCCTGTGCTGTATGCAGCCATGAATCGCCAGTTCCGCCAAGCTTATGGCTCACTCCTAAAACGAGGGCCCCAGAGTTTCCGTAGGCTCCAGAGTTTCCGCAGGTTCCATTAG
- the ZNF385A gene encoding zinc finger protein 385A isoform X5: MQPPLDLKQILPFPLEPAPTLGLFSNYSTMDPVQKAVLSHTFGGPLLKTKRPIISCNVCQIRFNSQSQAEAHYKGNRHARRVKGIEAAKTRGREPGVREPGDTAPPGSTPQNGDGVTPRPVSMENGLGPAPGSPEKQPGSPSPPSVPETGQGATKGEGGTPTPASLPGGSKEEEEKAKRLLYCALCKVAVNSLSQLEAHNKGTKHKTILEARSGLGPIKAYPRLGPTTPGEPEAPAQDRTFHCEICNVRVNSEVQLKQHISSRRHRDGVAGKPNPLLSRHKKPRGAAELAGTLTFSKELPKSLAGGLLPSPLAVAAVMAAAAGSPLSLRPAPAAPLLQGPPITHPLLHPAPGPIRTAHGPILFSPY, translated from the exons ATGCAGCCCCCGCTGGACCTCAAGCAAATCCTGCCTTTCCCACTGGAGCCGGCACCCACCCTGGGCCTCTTTAGCAACTACAGCACT ATGGACCCTGTACAGAAGGCTGTGCTTTCCCACACCTTTGGGGGACCCTTGCTCAAAACCAAGCGCCCCATCATTTCCTGTAATGTCTGTCAGATCCGCTTCAATTCTCAG AGCCAGGCTGAGGCACACTACAAGGGTAATCGCCACGCCCGAAGAGTCAAAGGCATTGAGGCTGCCAAGACCCGAGGCAGGGAGCCTGGCGTCCGGGAACCTGGAGACACAGCTCCCCCAGGCAGCACCCCCCAAAATGGGGATGGTGTAACCCCTCGTCCAG tttccatggagaatGGACTAGGTCCAGCCCCAGGATCCCCAGAGAAACAGCCTggctccccatcccctcccagtGTTCCGGAGACTGGCCAGGGTGCAACCAAGGGTGAAGGGGGGACTCCAACCCCAGCTTCCCTGCCTGGGGGTagcaaagaagaggaagaaaaggccaAGAGGCTGCTCTACTGTGCTCTGTGCAAAGTGGCAGTGAATTCCCTGTCCCAGCTTGAGGCGCATAACAAAG GTACTAAGCACAAGACAATACTGGAGGCCCGAAGTGGACTGGGCCCCATCAAAGCTTACCCTAGGCTGGGGCCTACCACACCTGGGGAGCCAGAGGCCCCTGCCCAGGATCGAACCTTCCACTGTGAGATCTGCAATGTCAGGGTCAACTCGGAGGTCCAACTGAAACAG CACATTTCCAGCCGGCGGCACCGAGATGGCGTGGCCGGGAAGCCCAACCCGTTACTGAGCCGTCACAAGAAGCCTAGGGGCGCCGCGGAGCTAGCG GGCACGCTGACTTTCTCCAAGGAGCTGCCCAAGTCCCTGGCCGGtggcctgctccccagccccctggcggtggctgcggtaATGGCAGCAGCAGCTGGCTCCCCGCTGTCCCTGCGCCCGGCTCCAGCCGCACCTCTTCTCCAGGGGCCGCCGATCACCCACCCTCTGCTCCACCCGGCCCCCGGGCCCATCCGAACGGCGCATGGACCCATCCTCTTCTCCCCCTACTGA
- the ZNF385A gene encoding zinc finger protein 385A isoform X3: MILGSLSRAGPLPLLRQPPIMQPPLDLKQILPFPLEPAPTLGLFSNYSTSQAEAHYKGNRHARRVKGIEAAKTRGREPGVREPGDTAPPGSTPQNGDGVTPRPVSMENGLGPAPGSPEKQPGSPSPPSVPETGQGATKGEGGTPTPASLPGGSKEEEEKAKRLLYCALCKVAVNSLSQLEAHNKGTKHKTILEARSGLGPIKAYPRLGPTTPGEPEAPAQDRTFHCEICNVRVNSEVQLKQHISSRRHRDGVAGKPNPLLSRHKKPRGAAELAGTLTFSKELPKSLAGGLLPSPLAVAAVMAAAAGSPLSLRPAPAAPLLQGPPITHPLLHPAPGPIRTAHGPILFSPY, encoded by the exons ATGATCCTCG GCAGCCTGAGCCGGGCAGGGCCCCTTCCTCTGCTACGGCAACCCCCCATCATGCAGCCCCCGCTGGACCTCAAGCAAATCCTGCCTTTCCCACTGGAGCCGGCACCCACCCTGGGCCTCTTTAGCAACTACAGCACT AGCCAGGCTGAGGCACACTACAAGGGTAATCGCCACGCCCGAAGAGTCAAAGGCATTGAGGCTGCCAAGACCCGAGGCAGGGAGCCTGGCGTCCGGGAACCTGGAGACACAGCTCCCCCAGGCAGCACCCCCCAAAATGGGGATGGTGTAACCCCTCGTCCAG tttccatggagaatGGACTAGGTCCAGCCCCAGGATCCCCAGAGAAACAGCCTggctccccatcccctcccagtGTTCCGGAGACTGGCCAGGGTGCAACCAAGGGTGAAGGGGGGACTCCAACCCCAGCTTCCCTGCCTGGGGGTagcaaagaagaggaagaaaaggccaAGAGGCTGCTCTACTGTGCTCTGTGCAAAGTGGCAGTGAATTCCCTGTCCCAGCTTGAGGCGCATAACAAAG GTACTAAGCACAAGACAATACTGGAGGCCCGAAGTGGACTGGGCCCCATCAAAGCTTACCCTAGGCTGGGGCCTACCACACCTGGGGAGCCAGAGGCCCCTGCCCAGGATCGAACCTTCCACTGTGAGATCTGCAATGTCAGGGTCAACTCGGAGGTCCAACTGAAACAG CACATTTCCAGCCGGCGGCACCGAGATGGCGTGGCCGGGAAGCCCAACCCGTTACTGAGCCGTCACAAGAAGCCTAGGGGCGCCGCGGAGCTAGCG GGCACGCTGACTTTCTCCAAGGAGCTGCCCAAGTCCCTGGCCGGtggcctgctccccagccccctggcggtggctgcggtaATGGCAGCAGCAGCTGGCTCCCCGCTGTCCCTGCGCCCGGCTCCAGCCGCACCTCTTCTCCAGGGGCCGCCGATCACCCACCCTCTGCTCCACCCGGCCCCCGGGCCCATCCGAACGGCGCATGGACCCATCCTCTTCTCCCCCTACTGA
- the ZNF385A gene encoding zinc finger protein 385A isoform X4 translates to MQPPLDLKQILPFPLEPAPTLGLFSNYSTSQAEAHYKGNRHARRVKGIEAAKTRGREPGVREPGDTAPPGSTPQNGDGVTPRPVSMENGLGPAPGSPEKQPGSPSPPSVPETGQGATKGEGGTPTPASLPGGSKEEEEKAKRLLYCALCKVAVNSLSQLEAHNKGTKHKTILEARSGLGPIKAYPRLGPTTPGEPEAPAQDRTFHCEICNVRVNSEVQLKQHISSRRHRDGVAGKPNPLLSRHKKPRGAAELAGTLTFSKELPKSLAGGLLPSPLAVAAVMAAAAGSPLSLRPAPAAPLLQGPPITHPLLHPAPGPIRTAHGPILFSPY, encoded by the exons ATGCAGCCCCCGCTGGACCTCAAGCAAATCCTGCCTTTCCCACTGGAGCCGGCACCCACCCTGGGCCTCTTTAGCAACTACAGCACT AGCCAGGCTGAGGCACACTACAAGGGTAATCGCCACGCCCGAAGAGTCAAAGGCATTGAGGCTGCCAAGACCCGAGGCAGGGAGCCTGGCGTCCGGGAACCTGGAGACACAGCTCCCCCAGGCAGCACCCCCCAAAATGGGGATGGTGTAACCCCTCGTCCAG tttccatggagaatGGACTAGGTCCAGCCCCAGGATCCCCAGAGAAACAGCCTggctccccatcccctcccagtGTTCCGGAGACTGGCCAGGGTGCAACCAAGGGTGAAGGGGGGACTCCAACCCCAGCTTCCCTGCCTGGGGGTagcaaagaagaggaagaaaaggccaAGAGGCTGCTCTACTGTGCTCTGTGCAAAGTGGCAGTGAATTCCCTGTCCCAGCTTGAGGCGCATAACAAAG GTACTAAGCACAAGACAATACTGGAGGCCCGAAGTGGACTGGGCCCCATCAAAGCTTACCCTAGGCTGGGGCCTACCACACCTGGGGAGCCAGAGGCCCCTGCCCAGGATCGAACCTTCCACTGTGAGATCTGCAATGTCAGGGTCAACTCGGAGGTCCAACTGAAACAG CACATTTCCAGCCGGCGGCACCGAGATGGCGTGGCCGGGAAGCCCAACCCGTTACTGAGCCGTCACAAGAAGCCTAGGGGCGCCGCGGAGCTAGCG GGCACGCTGACTTTCTCCAAGGAGCTGCCCAAGTCCCTGGCCGGtggcctgctccccagccccctggcggtggctgcggtaATGGCAGCAGCAGCTGGCTCCCCGCTGTCCCTGCGCCCGGCTCCAGCCGCACCTCTTCTCCAGGGGCCGCCGATCACCCACCCTCTGCTCCACCCGGCCCCCGGGCCCATCCGAACGGCGCATGGACCCATCCTCTTCTCCCCCTACTGA